Proteins co-encoded in one Eriocheir sinensis breed Jianghai 21 chromosome 5, ASM2467909v1, whole genome shotgun sequence genomic window:
- the LOC126984780 gene encoding uncharacterized protein LOC126984780 gives MNFLAAICVLAVSVSAQVGPSGIVSPDGNNVQFSHDFANNIVLTGPSGIVTKDGNNLQLTHGQAALNAATPSAPVPVPTYVAYRAVVGPAGIVNPDGQNVQFSQAFADNVVLVGPAGIVTKDGKNIQLRAKRSAGYVLPKGNIGYSGILRADGTYELFSHDFAHDIVALGPSGIVTKSGKNVQLTDDLHRVKRSLVGPSGMILEDGTQVQFKEPFATIALDGPSGLILSDGTLVQKRAKRSLVGPSGMILDDGTPVQFKTPFTTITLDGPSGLVLSDGTLIQKRAKRSLVGPSGMILPDGTPVQFAAGATPVVSGPSGIVFSNGQNIQLP, from the exons ATGAATTTTCTG GCAGCTATCTGTGTTCTCGCCGTGAGCGTGAGTGCTCAGGTTGGGCCTTCTGGGATCGTTAGTCCCGATGGAAACAACGTCCAGTTTTCACATGATTTCGCCAACAACATCGTGCTCACCGGACCTTCAGGCATCGTGACCAAGGATGGCAACAACCTCCAGCTGACCCATGGCCAGGCTGCCCTCAATGCCGCCACCCCATCGGCTCCTGTGCCCGTGCCCACGTACGTGGCCTACCGTGCCGTTGTCGGCCCCGCCGGCATCGTGAACCCCGACGGGCAGAACGTCCAGTTCAGCCAGGCATTCGCCGATAACGTCGTGCTGGTCGGACCGGCCGGCATCGTGACCAAGGATGGCAAGAACATCCAGCTCCGCGCCAAGCGTAGCGCTGGCTACGTCCTCCCCAAGGGTAACATTGGCTACTCTGGCATCCTGAGGGCCGACGGCACCTACGAACTGTTCAGCCACGACTTTGCCCACGACATCGTGGCCCTTGGACCCTCTGGCATCGTGACTAAGTCCGGCAAGAACGTGCAGCTGACCGACGACCTCCACAGGGTCAAGCGTTCCCTGGTGGGCCCCTCTGGCATGATCCTTGAGGATGGCACCCAGGTCCAGTTCAAGGAACCCTTCGCCACCATCGCCCTGGATGGACCCTCAGGCCTTATCCTCAGTGACGGCACCCTCGTCCAGAAGCGCGCCAAGCGTTCCCTGGTGGGCCCCTCTGGCATGATCCTTGATGATGGCACCCCCGTCCAGTTCAAGacacccttcaccaccatcaccctggACGGACCCTCTGGCCTTGTCCTCAGTGACGGCACCCTCATCCAGAAGCGCGCCAAGCGTTCCCTGGTGGGCCCCTCTGGCATGATCCTTCCTGACGGTACCCCCGTCCAGTTCGCCGCCGGCGCCACTCCCGTCGTCAGCGGGCCCTCCGGCATTGTCTTCTCCAACGGACAAAACATCCAGCTGCCCTAA